Proteins encoded in a region of the Bombiscardovia apis genome:
- a CDS encoding amino acid ABC transporter ATP-binding protein, producing the protein MSEMNLQTGIDTSAASGLEKPPISDRPLVELSHVEKHYGRLHVLKDINLRVCQGEVLVVVGPSGSGKSTMCRTINRLESIDSGVIRIDGQLLPEEGKDLASLRAEVGMVFQSFNLFANKTILDNVTLAPMKVRHMDKKDAEDLAMDLLARVGVESQASKMPSQLSGGQQQRVAIARALAMKPKIMLFDEPTSALDPEMVNEVLDVMVELAKEGMTMICVTHEMGFARKAADRIVFMADGRILEEGKPDEFFDHPKSERAQEFLSKILTH; encoded by the coding sequence ATGAGCGAAATGAACCTACAGACAGGAATAGATACGTCGGCTGCATCGGGGCTCGAAAAGCCTCCGATCAGCGACAGGCCTTTGGTGGAACTGTCCCACGTAGAAAAGCATTACGGTAGGCTGCACGTTTTGAAAGACATCAACCTTCGCGTCTGCCAGGGCGAGGTGCTAGTGGTGGTGGGGCCTTCGGGCTCTGGTAAATCCACCATGTGCCGCACGATTAACCGCTTAGAGTCTATCGATTCTGGCGTTATCCGCATCGACGGCCAGCTTTTGCCCGAAGAAGGTAAGGACTTGGCTAGTTTACGGGCAGAAGTGGGCATGGTTTTCCAGTCCTTTAATCTGTTCGCTAACAAGACCATCTTGGATAATGTGACTCTAGCCCCTATGAAGGTGCGCCACATGGACAAGAAAGATGCAGAAGACTTGGCTATGGACCTCTTGGCTCGTGTCGGCGTGGAATCTCAGGCTTCCAAGATGCCTTCTCAGCTTTCCGGCGGTCAGCAGCAGCGTGTAGCCATTGCCCGCGCTCTAGCTATGAAGCCGAAGATTATGCTCTTCGACGAGCCAACTTCAGCACTGGATCCCGAAATGGTCAACGAGGTCTTGGACGTGATGGTTGAGCTAGCTAAGGAGGGTATGACCATGATTTGTGTGACCCACGAGATGGGCTTTGCCCGCAAGGCCGCCGACAGAATCGTCTTCATGGCCGACGGTCGCATCCTCGAAGAGGGCAAGCCAGACGAGTTCTTCGACCACCCTAAGAGCGAGCGTGCTCAAGAGTTCCTATCAAAGATTTTGACTCACTGA
- a CDS encoding amino acid ABC transporter permease: protein MNTIAQLFSQYNIPGAFLVNIELTLWAALFSLVLGIILVIMRISPISSMRTVSAGFVSFFQNMPLTIIMVFMVLGAFAQLKLSFSDRFDVNFFWLAVVGLSLYTAAFVCESLRSGINTVPLGQAEAARALGLSFTQSATQIILPQAFRGSVAPLGNTFIALLKNSTVAAAASVATESSSLMSEMIEYHANAIVAIFLIFAMGYVIIVLPIGALTTFLSNKLAVRR from the coding sequence ATGAATACTATTGCGCAATTATTTAGCCAATACAATATCCCCGGTGCCTTCCTAGTCAACATCGAGTTGACCTTGTGGGCTGCTCTCTTCTCGCTCGTGTTGGGCATCATCTTGGTTATCATGCGTATCTCACCGATTTCTTCTATGAGGACGGTATCTGCGGGCTTCGTGTCTTTCTTCCAAAATATGCCGCTGACTATCATCATGGTTTTCATGGTTTTGGGAGCCTTCGCCCAGCTGAAGCTGAGTTTTTCTGACCGCTTCGATGTCAACTTCTTCTGGCTGGCTGTAGTGGGCTTGTCTCTCTACACGGCTGCCTTCGTGTGCGAGTCCTTGCGCTCAGGCATCAATACTGTGCCTCTGGGCCAGGCTGAGGCCGCTCGTGCCTTAGGGTTGAGCTTTACCCAGTCTGCGACCCAAATTATTTTGCCGCAGGCTTTCCGAGGCTCAGTAGCACCTTTGGGCAACACTTTTATCGCCTTGTTGAAAAACTCCACTGTGGCAGCCGCTGCTTCCGTCGCGACAGAAAGCTCTTCGCTGATGAGCGAGATGATTGAATATCATGCCAATGCTATCGTCGCGATTTTCCTTATTTTCGCTATGGGATATGTGATTATTGTCTTGCCGATTGGCGCTTTGACCACATTCCTATCCAACAAGCTCGCTGTCAGGAGGTGA
- a CDS encoding amino acid ABC transporter permease: protein MATANESSLLFDQPGPKGRKKIKIANWIAGLVFALIVVLILVRLHNPPDGENQLSWELWKPALETEAWTDFYLPGLWLTIKASVLAVIGSVLFGFIFGLGRLLPSVLLRTISGVIVEFCRAVPVLMLMIFFWRWFAFAGVSQASYWAVVLSLILYNGSVVAELIRSGVGNLPGGQREASVALGLTQTQSLMQIEVPQAVYAMLPAAVTQLVVVVKDTALGSIIMYTDLLQESRRLGSMYFNILQTLVVAAVIYFIVCSLLSKFARMLPERMQQRTAAPAPPVDVEPVPPLAIMDPSNVNQIAVAKEVDTDRFGGAPLQYHVHHRGSNASIRHWRETRYMQGYDETHPETQVDHKSHEIPDFLKPHLGSHEEEGERKGLHKRCPGSSSEKTNRDDKQE from the coding sequence ATGGCTACAGCAAATGAGAGTTCTCTCCTCTTCGATCAGCCAGGCCCCAAGGGTCGCAAGAAGATTAAGATTGCCAATTGGATCGCAGGCTTAGTCTTTGCGTTAATTGTTGTCCTCATACTGGTGCGTCTGCACAATCCGCCAGACGGTGAAAACCAGCTGTCTTGGGAGCTGTGGAAGCCGGCTCTAGAGACTGAAGCCTGGACGGACTTCTACTTGCCTGGCTTGTGGCTGACTATCAAAGCTTCAGTGCTGGCTGTCATTGGTTCGGTCTTGTTTGGTTTTATCTTTGGTCTGGGGCGCTTACTACCCAGCGTATTACTGAGAACCATTTCGGGCGTTATCGTGGAGTTTTGCCGAGCGGTGCCCGTGCTGATGCTGATGATTTTCTTCTGGCGTTGGTTCGCTTTCGCTGGCGTGAGTCAAGCTTCTTACTGGGCTGTTGTGCTATCTCTGATTTTGTATAATGGCTCTGTGGTTGCTGAGCTGATTCGTTCTGGTGTGGGCAACTTGCCCGGTGGTCAGCGCGAGGCATCAGTGGCTTTGGGATTGACTCAGACCCAGTCTTTGATGCAGATTGAGGTGCCTCAGGCCGTATATGCCATGCTGCCAGCTGCGGTGACTCAGCTGGTGGTAGTGGTAAAAGATACCGCCTTGGGCTCAATCATCATGTATACCGACCTCTTGCAGGAGTCTCGACGCTTGGGCTCGATGTATTTCAACATCTTGCAAACGCTCGTAGTAGCAGCCGTGATTTACTTTATCGTCTGCTCGTTGCTTTCCAAGTTTGCCCGCATGCTGCCTGAGCGGATGCAACAGCGCACTGCTGCTCCAGCTCCGCCGGTTGACGTGGAACCGGTGCCGCCGCTAGCAATTATGGATCCTTCAAACGTCAACCAGATTGCAGTGGCTAAAGAAGTGGATACCGACCGCTTTGGTGGCGCACCCCTGCAGTATCACGTCCATCATCGTGGCTCTAACGCTTCTATCCGTCATTGGCGTGAAACTCGCTACATGCAGGGCTATGACGAAACTCATCCTGAAACTCAGGTCGACCACAAGAGCCATGAAATTCCTGACTTCTTGAAGCCGCACTTGGGCTCTCATGAGGAAGAGGGTGAGCGCAAGGGG
- a CDS encoding glutamate ABC transporter substrate-binding protein — MLAALCAVACVFSLSACGSDKEDGKIRIGIKFDQPGLGFKKSGTYVGFDVDVAKYIAKQLGYSEDQIIWKEAPSKQREAMLQNGDVDIILATYSITPERQKVITFAGPYFVAGQDLMVRAGDTSIQGPQDLNGKRLCSVTGSTSAVTVKQRFASEVQLMEQPGYAECATALFSGIVDAVTTDDIILAGLASSARGRLSVVGKPFTQEYYGVGIKKGDTALARKVNSAIKEMIADGSWKRALQENTKGAHFKPDMKYNPPKPEEGE, encoded by the coding sequence CTGCTTGCTGCCCTGTGCGCTGTTGCCTGCGTCTTCTCACTGTCGGCCTGTGGTTCTGACAAAGAAGATGGCAAAATACGCATTGGCATCAAGTTTGATCAACCAGGCTTAGGCTTCAAAAAGTCCGGCACCTATGTGGGATTCGACGTTGATGTAGCCAAATACATCGCTAAGCAGTTGGGCTATTCTGAGGATCAGATTATCTGGAAGGAAGCCCCCTCTAAGCAGCGTGAGGCCATGCTGCAAAATGGCGATGTCGATATAATTTTGGCGACCTATTCCATCACACCAGAGCGTCAGAAAGTCATTACTTTTGCTGGTCCCTATTTTGTGGCTGGGCAAGATTTGATGGTGCGCGCTGGAGATACCAGCATTCAAGGGCCCCAAGACTTAAATGGCAAACGTTTGTGCTCGGTGACTGGTTCCACTTCGGCAGTTACGGTGAAGCAGCGTTTCGCCTCCGAAGTGCAGCTAATGGAGCAGCCCGGCTATGCTGAGTGCGCTACGGCTCTGTTCTCGGGAATTGTCGATGCGGTTACTACCGACGACATCATTCTGGCTGGCTTGGCTTCCTCCGCCCGGGGCAGGTTGAGCGTGGTGGGTAAGCCCTTTACACAAGAGTATTACGGAGTTGGTATCAAAAAGGGAGACACAGCCTTGGCTCGCAAGGTCAATTCTGCCATCAAAGAGATGATTGCCGACGGCTCCTGGAAGCGGGCCCTGCAAGAAAACACTAAGGGCGCTCACTTCAAGCCAGATATGAAATACAACCCGCCCAAACCAGAGGAAGGAGAGTAA